In one Juglans regia cultivar Chandler chromosome 11, Walnut 2.0, whole genome shotgun sequence genomic region, the following are encoded:
- the LOC108987855 gene encoding FACT complex subunit SPT16-like: MAQHRNGNAKIATGMSSGATNPYAINLENFSKRIKMLYAHWNEHNSDLWGSSDALTIATPPTSEDLRYLKSSALNIWLFGYEFPETIMVFMKKQIHFLCSQKKASLLDVVKMSAKEAVGADVVVHVKPKNDDGAGLMDSIFQAVNAQSNSNQHDAPVIGHIAREIPEGKLLETWAEKLKNANFELSDITNGFSFLFAVKDNIELTNIKKASFLTSSVMRSFVVPKLEKIIDEEKKVSHSSLMDDTEKAILEPARIKVKLKAENVDICYPPIFQSGGDFDLKPSASSNDENLYYDSTSVIICAIGSRYNSYCSNVARTFLIDANTSQSKAYEVLLKAQEAAISALRSGNKASAPYLAALSVVEKDAPELAANLTKTAGTGIGLEFRESGLSLNAKNDRVLKPGMVFNVSLGFHNLQAETNNTKTQKFSVLLADTVIVGEEVPEVVTVSSSKAVKDVAYSFNEDDEEEDEGPKIKAEAKGGGTTLSKATLRSDNQEMSKEELRRQHQAELARQKNEETARRLAGGGSAATDNRGAGKTIGDLIAYKNVNDLPPPRDLMIQIDQKNEAILLPIYGSMVPFHVATLKSVSSQQDSNRNCYIRIIFNVPGTPFSPHDANSVKFQGSVYLKEVSFRSKDPRHISEAVQLIKTLRRQVASRESERAERATLVTQEKLQVAGAKFKPMRLSDLWIRPPFGGRGRKLTGSLEAHTNGFRYSTSRPDERVDVMYRNIKHAFFQPAEKEMITVLHFHLHNHIMVGNKKTKDVQFYVEVMDVVQTLGGSRRSAYDPDEIEEEQRERDRKNKINMDFQNFVNRVHDLWGQPQFKALDLEFDQPLRELGFHGVPHKASTFIVPTSSCLVELIENPFVVITLNEIEIVNLERVGLGQKNFDMTIVFKDFKRDVFRIDSIPSSSLDGIKEWLDTTDLKYYESRLNLNWRPILKTITDDPEKFIEDGGWEFLNMDISDSDSENSESDQGYEPSDVQSDSVSDDEDDNSESLVESEDDEEEDSEEESEEEKGKTWEELEREASYADREKGDDSDSEEERTRRKMKAFGKARAPDNRNRGGSLPKRPKLR; encoded by the coding sequence ATGGCCCAACACCGGAATGGAAATGCCAAAATTGCAACTGGCATGTCATCGGGTGCCACCAATCCGTATGCCATCAATTTGGAAAATTTCAGTAAGCGGATAAAAATGTTGTATGCACATTGGAATGAACATAATAGTGATTTATGGGGTTCTTCAGATGCTCTAACCATAGCAACGCCTCCGACTTCTGAGGATCTACGTTACCTGAAATCCTCGGCTTTGAACATCTGGTTGTTTGGTTATGAGTTCCCAGAAACAATTATGGTTTTCATGAAGAAACAGATCCATTTCTTGTGTAGCCAGAAAAAGGCATCTCTCCTTGATGTTGTGAAAATGTCTGCCAAAGAGGCTGTTGGTGCTGATGTTGTGGTGCATGTTAAGCCCAAGAATGATGATGGAGCTGGACTAATGGATAGTATATTTCAAGCTGTCAATGCTCAGTCGAACTCCAACCAGCATGATGCTCCTGTCATTGGACACATAGCAAGAGAGATTCCCGAAGGAAAGCTTTTGGAGACTTGGGCTGAAAAGTTGAAGAATGCTAATTTTGAGCTAAGCGATATAACAAATGgtttctcatttttgtttgcTGTCAAAGACAACATTGAGCTTACAAATATAAAGAAAGCTTCATTCTTGACATCATCAGTGATGAGGAGTTTTGTAGTGCCAAAGCTTGAAAAGATTATTGATGAGGAAAAAAAGGTTTCTCATTCTTCATTAATGGATGACACAGAGAAGGCCATATTGGAACCAGCAAGAATTAAAGTAAAGCTGAAGGCAGAGAATGTGGATATTTGTTATCCTCCAATTTTTCAGAGCGGAGGTGATTTTGATCTGAAACCAAGTGCTTCAAGCAACGATGAGAACCTCTACTATGATTCAACAAGTGTGATTATATGTGCAATTGGATCTCGATACAACAGCTACTGCTCAAATGTTGCTAGAACTTTTCTGATCGATGCCAATACATCACAGAGCAAGGCTTATGAGGTTCTTCTTAAGGCACAAGAAGCAGCAATCAGTGCTTTGAGATCTGGGAACAAGGCCAGTGCTCCATATCTAGCTGCACTCTCAGTAGTTGAGAAGGATGCTCCGGAATTGGCTGCAAACTTGACAAAAACTGCAGGAACTGGAATTGGCCTTGAGTTTCGTGAGTCGGGACTTAGTCTTAATGCAAAGAATGATCGGGTTCTAAAACCTGGCATGGTTTTCAATGTGTCACTTGGATTCCATAACTTGCAGGCGGAGACCAACAACACAAAGACACAGAAATTCTCGGTGTTGCTAGCTGATACAGTTATTGTTGGTGAAGAGGTCCCAGAGGTAGTTACTGTATCAAGCTCTAAAGCTGTGAAGGATGTTGCTTACTCGTTTAATGAggatgatgaggaagaagatgaggggCCCAAAATTAAAGCTGAGGCTAAAGGTGGTGGGACTACCTTATCTAAGGCCACACTTAGGTCAGACAACCAGGAGATGTCAAAGGAAGAGCTTCGAAGGCAGCACCAGGCAGAGCTTGCCCGCCAGAAAAACGAAGAAACTGCCAGGAGACTTGCTGGTGGAGGTTCTGCTGCGACTGATAATCGTGGTGCTGGGAAGACTATAGGTGATTTGATTGCTTATAAGAATGTCAATGATCTGCCCCCGCCGAGAGATTTGATGATTCAAATTGATCAGAAGAATGAAGCCATCTTATTGCCTATTTATGGAAGCATGGTTCCTTTCCATGTTGCCACATTGAAGAGTGTGTCGAGCCAGCAGGATAGTAACAGAAACTGCTATATCCGGATAATCTTCAATGTACCTGGCACCCCTTTCAGTCCACATGACGCAAACTCTGTGAAGTTTCAAGGGTCAGTCTATCTGAAGGAAGTTTCATTCCGCTCCAAGGACCCAAGACATATCAGTGAAGCAGTACAGTTGATCAAAACCCTTCGCAGACAGGTTGCCTCCAGGGAGTCTGAAAGAGCTGAAAGGGCCACCTTAGTGACACAAGAAAAGCTGCAAGTTGCAGGAGCTAAATTCAAGCCGATGAGATTGTCTGATCTGTGGATTCGTCCTCCATTTGGCGGTCGTGGAAGAAAGTTGACTGGCTCACTAGAAGCCCACACGAATGGATTCCGGTATTCTACTTCAAGGCCTGATGAACGTGTGGACGTTATGTACAGAAACATCAAACATGCATTTTTCCAGCCGGCAGAGAAAGAGATGATAACTGTGCTACACTTTCATCTGCACAATCACATTATGGTGGGAAACAAGAAGACGAAGGATGTGCAATTTTACGTTGAGGTGATGGATGTAGTCCAGACGCTTGGTGGTAGTAGGCGATCTGCCTATGACCCAGATGAGATCGAGGAGGAGCAGCGTGAGAGGGatcgaaaaaataaaatcaacatgGACTTCCAGAATTTTGTGAACCGAGTACATGATTTGTGGGGTCAACCACAATTCAAAGCACTTGACCTTGAGTTTGATCAGCCCTTGAGAGAGCTTGGCTTCCATGGAGTACCTCACAAGGCCTCTACTTTCATTGTCCCTACTTCGAGCTGCCTTGTTGAGCTGATTGAGAATCCATTTGTGGTAATAACTCTTAATGAGATTGAGATTGTTAACCTGGAGAGGGTCGGTCTTGGGCAGAAGAATTTTGATATGACTATAGTGTTCAAGGACTTTAAGCGGGATGTTTTTCGTATCGATTCTATCCCTTCGAGTTCGCTAGATGGTATCAAGGAGTGGCTAGACACGACTGACCTGAAATATTATGAAAGCAGATTGAATCTCAACTGGCGTCCTATTTTGAAAACTATCACGGATGATCCGGAAAAATTCATTGAGGATGGTGGATGGGAATTTTTAAATATGGATATCAGTGATTCAGATTCTGAGAACTCAGAGTCAGACCAAGGATATGAACCTTCTGATGTACAGTCTGACTCAGTAtctgatgatgaggatgataaCAGTGAGTCATTGGTCGAAtctgaagatgatgaagaagaagactctGAAGAAGAGTCAGAGGAGGAGAAAGGTAAGACTTGGGAAGAGTTGGAAAGGGAAGCAAGTTATGCAGACAGGGAGAAAGGGGATGATTCGGACAGTGAGGAGGAGAGAACAAGAAGGAAGATGAAGGCTTTTGGAAAGGCTCGGGCTCCTGACAATAGGAATCGTGGTGGCAGTCTTCCCAAGAGGCCAAAATTAAGGTGA